CTCAGCTGTATATTGCAGCCCAGTGTCGCAGtgtagctatagaggtcgcagtagtcacaattgcgacctggcCCTGAAGGCAGTGGACCCGTAGAACTGATAAGTGTTCATTGTCGGGAAGGCGGGAGTTGTGGCGCCGTTGGTTaccgggaggggggggccccagtcaaaagtttgctatggggcccagtcttccctagttacgcccctgcatagtGTCCACCATTCACTACACAGACAAGTATAAAGATGTCTCTGTATATAATGGGGAATATgagcagtccctgcctctccatgacaGCAGTCTAACAGAAATAGttgtgtccatagcaaccaatcacagctcagcTTTAATTCTGTAACCTGCACTGGGAACATGAGACGTGGACTCCGATTGGTCGCTCATGTGCTCATTTACTTTTTGTTCTTACTggtttttaacaactttattaaTCATTCTTCTTTTCAAACAACTGACAATTCCGAAATATAACACAGAATCCCAGCACCTTATGTATCATCATCCCAGAATGTGCCGGAAAAAGGGGAGACCTCCAGGACTGCCAAAAGAGCTGCCAAGTCTCCGGGTGCCATGTTCTGTCTGCAGATAATCACATCTCCGGTTCATGAAGTTCTTCTCCCCTGTGCAGCGCCCCAGACAACGTCCTGATGGTGGCGCAGACGTCACAAGTTTGTCTACGGCGCTGTCCGGGAGTGAATGTACACGCCATCAGTGCCGATTTTGGAGAGACAATGCCATTAACTTGGCCACAAAAAACTTGCAGTTTATGCAAATTTTATcttgcagtattttttatttttttttaagagtcTGAAATGTTTATTTCTATACTGTAAacaagtgccagattatcagaatttctggattattagatgccctattaaaggaattttcccatATTAAGATAAATACATGACTAGTATATACACCGTTACATTATTTTAATCCAAGATTATTACGATTATTAGGTCTCAGATTATCGATTATTGGATGAGAACAGCAAAGTATACTGTAGAAATTAAAAACTAAACTCAGAAATTCTGCAGGAAGACGACCGAAGATAAAACGTTATCACTTAGGCTAGGGCTTCACAACAACATGACGTAGTACGTGAACTGCGGTGCAATTGGTCCCTAagggaacaaaaaaaagttacaagggACTATCACAAATTTTTAATGTAGTAATTGGTTCACCAGTTTTCAGCCCCCGCCCTTGTGAGATTTCAGATTACGTATTATGCCAATTTCTGGACTATTGGATTACAgattaagggggagttcacactgagttatttGACCCGGAAACTGTGCCGCAACACACGCCAAAAAAGCCTCCTATTGACTTAAATGGGAGgcgaatgctttttttttcccgcgagtggaaaaactgGCTCGTGGGTTTGAGGGACAGgccctatcttcgtgcgtttacacctctgacctcccatggacatcaatgggaggcagagaaagcgtattttgcagcattttatGCCCAcattgctcaatggccgtgggcgaaaaacaccacgaaaatcggcgtacaggcagaggaaaatctgcctcaaaactccaaacggaattttgaggcagattttcctcctgcaaaaaaactgtgtgacccCAGCCTAAAAGGAATCCTACTGTATTAGTAAATAATAGGACAGCGCATGAGCTTtacttttaactccttcccgccatagcaatttttcaatttcattttttcctccccacattacaaaaaccataacttttatttttccgtcgatatagctgtacataggcttgttttctgcggaacgagttgtagattCTCAGGGCACTATtttttgtgccatataatgtactgggaaaaagtGATCCCATATTTGGGGTTTTTTGTTTTATGGCAtttactgtgcagtaaaaacggcagtttaaccttattctgcgggtcaatataattacggtgataccaaaatttctttttttttttgttttactacttttacaaggaaaataaggattgctaaaaataaaattttgttttgtcaccagattataagagccagattattattttttttctattggttccattttaaaaaaaaggtatgagactttatgatcactttttacttcattttttgtgggagatgaagtgaccaaaaaaaaacagcgattgtcgGTGTCATTTGTTTTTCTTAGGTCATTCACTGcaagggttaaataatgttatattgtaataattcggacgcagcaataccagttaCGCTCCTTTTGTTTTTCTACATTGTGTTGGGGGAAAAATTTAATATGTAGcgctcgaaaatgtcctggtagacgctgcgctgaattGATATAACACactggaccaacactgctgctcagtgtccaaagtcctgttttcagatgaaagtaaattttacatttcatttggagatctcggtcccagagtctggaggaagaggggAGAGGAGTCAGTCCAAgtgtcttgtggtccagtgtgaagtttccacagtcagtgatggtttgggggccgtgtcatctgctggtgttggtcactgtgttatatcaagtccagagtcagcgcagcgtctaccaggacatttcccagcacttcatgcttccctctgctgacaagctttatggagatgcggatttcattttccagcaggacttggcacctgcccacactgccaaaagtaccaatacctggtgttataaccacagtatcactgcgcctgattggccagcaaactagtctgacctaaaccccatagagaacctaccgggtattgtcaagaggaagatgagacaccagacacaACAATGCCGACAAGCTGAAgatcactatcaaagcaacctgggcttccataacagctcagcagtgccacaggctgatcgcccccatgccacgccgcattgataacacctcagcagtgccactggctgatcgcctccatgccacgccgcattaataccacctcagcagtgccaccggctgatcgcctccatgccacgccgcattgataacacctcagcagtgccacaggctgatcgcctccatgccacgccgcattaataccacctcagcagtgccacaggctgatcacctccatgccatgccgcattaataccacctcagcagtgccacaggctgatcacctccatgccacgccgcattgataacacctcagcagtgccacagtctgatcacctccatgccacgccgcattgataacacctcagcagtgccacatgctgatcgcctccatgccacgccgcattgataacacctcagcagtgccaccggctgatcgcctccatgcaacgccgcattgataacacctcagcagtgccacaggctgatcgcccccatgccacattgataacacctcagcagtgccacaggctgatcgcccccatgccatgccgcattgataacacctcagcagtgcacaggctgatcgcctccatgccacgccgcattgataacacctcagcagtgccaccggcttATCGCCTCCATGCCTCGCCGCAttaataccacctcagcagtgccacatgctgatcgcctccatgccacgccgcattaataccacctcagcagtgccacagtgtgatcgcctccatgccacaccgcattaataccacctcagcagtgccacaggctgatcgcctccatgccacgccgcattgataacagctcagcagtgccacaggctgatcgcctccatgccacgccgcattaataccacctcagcagtgccacagtgtgatcgcctccatgccacaccgcattaataccacctcagcagtgccacaggctgatcgcctccatgccacgccgcattgataacagctcagcagtgccacaggctgatcgcctccatgccacgctgcattaataccacctcagcagtgccacatgctgatcgcctccatgccacgccgcattgatgcagaaattcatgcaaaaggagccccgaccaactaTTGAGTGCTTATACTGGACATAGttctcagtaggccaacattttggtatgaAGTTATTTTTCAAATTGggattatataatattctaattttctgacagactaaattttgggttttcatgaactgttcccataatcatcaacattaaaagaaaaacaatgctgggaatagatccctctgtgtgtaatgaatctatagaatatatggagtttcaatttttgaattgaattactgaaataaattaactttttgatgatattctaattctttAAAAAGGGCACAGTGAGGAGCTCATCAGTCATTCAGTATACCATGAGAATATTATAacagatatttttattttatttttttatttcacaaaaaacaaaatacaacaaCTAATGCTATTTAACTtattttagtccccctagaggacttgaaccaccgatcattgaatcacttgcatgatatactgcaatactaatgtattgcagtaattCATGATCCGGACAGTCTCGCTCGCACGCATCTCGCTCTCGTGCGCTTTTTTTTAGTTCAAACTTCCTTGGATGATTCATTTCTTATATATCTTCATAGTGGCCAGAGCTGGGCTGggcttttatttgctttttttgcaaaattcCCTGCATATACAAAGACTTAACTAGTGAACCGCAGGTTTAAGCTGGCTGCCCAAAATatcaggcagctgaatgtagGGTGCCTGGCAGTCGGACTGATGGGGACCCTAGAGAGAAGGCTGTAGTAGTTTTCATTTCTGTGTTTTCAAAGAGaggcacagtctgtattggccccGGTAGTAGTGAACGATCATATGATCGCCAGGAAGTCAGTAAGATTTGTTCCGGAACAATATGGTATGCTTTCAGGAGTCACTGCAGTTATCCCCAATGTTACACTTGTGTGAGAGATTTATCAAATTCATGAGTCCGTGAATATGGTGAACACGGCAAAATACATTCAGCGCAACTCGCTAGGTCTGAGCTGACCGGTCATCTTTACCGCGAGTCCTTATTAATATTGGCCACCCAAATTTTAAATAATGTGGTATGACCTTTGGCGTCCGGTGAATCCTTCAGACATGCACAAGCTATTTAGGACCAAATTACATCTATGGATCAGACCTATGACCAAACGGCAGAAGTAAAACAGACCAAGACAGCAGTAGcttaaaatgtttaatttataAAAACAGAACTTAAAAATATTACAATTAGCTAAAAACGCACTGCAATCCAAGACAGCATGCTAAATAAAAGACATGAGCTCCGTCAGCAGAGGGGACTGTTACTGTTCATATGTAGAGTGGTGCAGGCCCCCTGCTGGTGAGCTGGAGTAATGCCGATTGTGCTCAGCAGAAAAAGAGTTTTCTTTATACCTTATATCAAACGCCCTGAAGGAAAAAGGAAGGGAAATGACTTTATCATGATACTACTATACATCATAATGGAACGTGAGAAGAACACCTGCGTCAATAACCTAATTTAAAAAGGGTTCTCCCAATCCTTAAATTCTTGTCAATCAGATGTTGGGATTCATAGGCGGTCACTATTGAATTGAAGCTTCTAAATCCACCGAATGAtgaaattacccccccccccatagtttcACCCAATTCTATCAAGTTGGGGGTGCACAAGTGCAGCCAGCTATCCGGCAGAAGATGGGGACTGTGGCATGCTCATTCTCGCTATTGGTGAGGGTCAAACcccatttgatcactttttgactTAAAGCAAACAACAAATGTCTGAAAAAGAATGATAATATATCGAATAAAGAACGAGACAGAAATAAGACCAGGGTGTCTATAGAAACAAAACAGTGGTTTTGTGGCTTTTAAATCTACTATCTTCTATTCCAGACAAATATACATGGTAACCGTGATCTCAAATCCTATAACGTATAATACCGCTGTGTAGTTAAGAGGTAAAAGTGACATTTTCGGAGCTGTGTTGTACCGCCTCTATAAACAACCATTAATCTTACACGCTCTCGCAGGGAACGTGCCAGTGGTGCTCTAAACAACCATTAATAATCGACTTATTGCCAAACAGAATATTGTAAAGCCATCCATAGCAGAAAGGCCTGCAGAAGAAACCTGAGGAGTATGAGCGGTTGTATAAGTAAGTGCACCCTGTAGACAGCAATACAGGACCGCAACGTGTAAAGCAGCGCAGAAGGCGCAGCAAAGTAGCCGTGACTGCACATATGGCCATGGATAGGACCGTGCAGCCAATACTAGCCTGTAAGTCAGTGGATATGTACACCGTCTATTCACAGTGATCCTCAGATATCACAAAATAAAACCCAAGCACTAAATCGCATGATCCTCAGGATTACGTAGTCCCCGCTGCTGATGCGGTCTGGACTAGACGTCCCTGAACAGTGGTGTGGTTTTCTGCAGTCTCTGCACCAGGACGGCATTCTGCAGCCGAGCTTCCTGAATGGTGACCGTCTCATCCAAAAGGTCCCGCAACGGGAAGGAGGTCGCCAGCGTGAAGGGGATCTTCTCTGATTTACAAGGGATGCGCTCTACAAAATTCCTGATATCGCTGATCCTGAAGAAAGAAAGGAGAGGTATGTACAAGAAATCAGTAACTCACATGTCATATGCATATAAAAGGACACTTATTACTGAAACTACAAGTTACAATATTGGGCGTTAGTTTTCTTGTAAACCTTGCTTTATGTCCACACATGCTCGGAGTGAAGATATTTAAAAGCCCAACAAGTAATATGGAGGGCAAGTTTCAAAAATTGCtactttgttttgttttatatataaatcATGTAGTTAACGTGgtaaacattttatatatatatatatatatatatatatatatatatatatatctatctatctaggcccCCTGCTGGACAGATCTAGTACTGCTACAGCCAGATGCCACACTGGTCCCCAGCTGTGTGGATTGCCATAGATCCCCTGCGGTATGACTTATGCATTGGCTGCAATAAGACCTCCACGTGGGCAATACTGCAGATCTATCCTAACCCCCTGAACACTGATATTATAGCAAATGTGCAGTGTTTGGTATCTATCTGCAGGTGACAAAGCAGCGACAAAGTTCTATGCCTTATACATGGAGAATCCCTTCGATCACGGCTGACTGCCAAAAGTTAttttaaaggcgttttcccacgagggatatttttgacatatatacaggatatgtcataactgtcagatagttgcgggtcccagaggtaggacccacatctatctctagaatggggccaccTAAACACATTCTAACTTTGTGCTCTGGCTGATTTCGGACCACGAAGGTGAAAACCGCGTAGCTtagttccataagtcccatacaactgaatggtagttacgaaaaAGCATAgctgagctgtttccgtaactcccgaccatgtaatcaggaagtggccgggagtcagccggagcacagaTTGGTAGAACGGGGCTTAAGGGGCCCTattctagagaaaggtgcgggttccagaggtgggacccacatccatcttaaatttatgacctatcctgtggataggtcaaatgtccctcgtggggaaaacccctttaagtccagaTTCACTCGAACTAGCACAAACTCTGACTTAAAAATCTGCTGTTTTTCACATCAGAGTTGTACCAGTTTTttacagatccccatagacttgagtctatcaagggatccgtgaaaactgaagaataggacatgttctatttatcaatggacccttcacagggtccgttgaaacaacgaccgtgtaaatggccccattgaaatacactaatccgtgtgacggccgtattctccattcgtgtgaataagctctAAAGGGGTTTACCCACAACGGACATTTATCACCAATCCAGTCAAGGTCTACAGTGCCGATGGAAACCGCTGAGGGCTGAACTGGGCTGTTTCCATTGggtccatagacattgaatggagcagcagcgtaCCTGggtgaccgctgctccattcaaacccTCCTCCCTATGATCGTCCAGTGATTAGGAATGACtgtcgggacccctgttctactgatcggtggggggtcctaGTGGTGTTcacacaattatcacctatcgtgTGGATAAGGGATGAATCTGCTTAGTGGGAAAACCGGTTTAATAAGGCATGAACCCTTTCATTGCCAAGGACGTATGTAATAGGTTATGACTTTAAACGACTGCGGAATATAAGGTATAGCACTTAGATGGTTTCATATTAAAGCCCAGAATCTTAGCTTTCAAAACGGCACCACAATCCAGGGACAATATTGGCGGTGCTACGCTCGTTGGAAATCAGGTAGCGTGATAAAAGTTTTACTTCACAGTTTTGTGTAAGGGAGGGGGAATCTGCAAGTGAGGGCCGGAAGAAAGATCACAGCCCGTTACTGTCATCTCCTCCCGGTCCAGCATGAATGCTTTGTATGTagtgttttctatattttactagacTTTAACGTAACATCTGGCCGCTGTGTTTTTGACCCAAAAGAAAAAGCagtagaaaaatgggaaaaacgcAAACCGCTGTGGGTCTGATGGACTCATTaacaccttattcacacgaaggtGTCAGTTTTGCGTGCTTAAAAAAACAgagcgtttttcttgcgttgcagttccgtgtgacatccgtgtacgcattttttttacgcacgtacGTCATCCATATGTCACACGTTtcgtacgtcagcaaaataaacagaAGGCGGtggctttttctcatcatttcttcagcaactgttgcgtgaatcacgcacagcacatgtatgacgtccgtgtgctgtccatttttttcacgcacccattgacttcaatggatgcgtgatgcgcaaaaaacacacaacaggacatgcagtgagttttacgcagaagacacatgaaaaacactgaatggccccattgaattgcataggttcgTGACATTCGTTgtgttaacgcgcgtaacacggacgtgaaatacacttgtgtgaataaggcctaaggctaggaacacgtagcataaacactgcagattttccgcaacagatttcattaCAGTAGCAGAGTAGGAGCGAtttaaaatctcatccccacaacgagggggaaaaaaataaaattaaaaaaaactagtccagaagaagaaaaaaaaaagtttgatgccGCAGCAcgccaatttatgctgtggaatcgctgatCTTCTGTTGAAGGGTTTCTCGATAGAATTCATTTGagtggtaaaacctgcaacaaagtccTATGTAGTGCGACTTATCCCGTGGAAACGCTGCGATtcagccacaaaaatcgcaaatgaaaacaaaataaatttgtatTTAATTTGAATCTAATAAAtaaagctcatacttacccccctgCAGTAGTACTAGCAAGGCGATCCTCTTCTGAGCGCAGCCATTCATCCTGGCatgacgttccatcccatgtgactgctgcaacagtcacatggactATAGCATCACAGGAGGCTGGGCTATGCTCAGAAGATAGAGAGAGAGTTAAGTCGCCATGACTATGGGCGTGTacgtttattcatttttttttttactgctgcaggatttccgcagctaACATGGGGCCTGAAAAACCGCAACACAATTTGGCGTGGCTTTTCGGATGGAATTCCTAGCGGCAACCAGGGTGtatacgctgtgtagttttacgcactGACACCGCTATAtgcaggtcctagaggtgggacgcgCACCTATCTCTATAGGACCCAGTCCTATCTTCTGCCGTTGGGCTCCAGCCACTGATGAGGTGGTCAGGTTTTTCCTAGAAACAGCCAAGCACATTTTGCTGCGCTGTTTCCTAAACTCTTGTAGGAGTGAGTGGAAATTAAGtgaataggtgcgggtcccagagctgggggtATGCAATAAATAAGTATATACCAAGTCTCCACCTGGATGTGGCCACCTTGTCACGTGAAACGGCGGTTAGGAGGAACCACTTTCTCCCGACATGTGAAGGTCCTACCTCTGGAACACTGCCAAAGTTACAGCTTTACTTTAAATGTAATAATATTAATTAAATTGCATGTACACATCTTCAGGGTGAGGTCTTGTATTAAAAATTCCCTTTAGTATGTAACACCGCCtattcatgggcagttgatgtcacacacacacacacacacacacacacacacacacacacacacacacacacacacacacacacgtaataaaACGGCATTTCTGGATTACCTGTGTGTAGTGTTAAATTTCTGAACGATCCTCTTGCCATCAGCGAGCCAGATCTTGACGTTGGTCAGAGACTCCCCAGCCTTCAGCTGAACACTCGGGAGACTTTGTTCACCTCCATCCTCCAAACCATTTGCTTTGGTAATGACTTTTGGGGTTGCACTGAGAGAAGAAAAGTAAAGACCTCAGAATAGATTCACTTTCTTTCCAGACTTCTCTATGATATCACTTTATGCACCGATAAGACAATTAAATATTGATTGACCAGCTGATCTAATACAGTGACACGACTGCGCCAATTACAGTAGTGTCAGGAGTTATAACAGGTTAATAGGGCTTCCCCAGTCCATGTTTGCCTAGATGTACATAACATAGGATAAAGTCAACCCTACAGTAAAGTAATACGTTTTtaaaggattttaaaaaaaaaaaaaaaatgaccagaaAATTAAAAACCACAAACTTGCGAACAAACTTCCAAATACAAAACATTACGGCCGGAGATAAATTGTGGTCATGTGACCGTGCAAGAAACCATGGATGTGGTTAAATCATTAGAAGTACATCTGCCCATGTCCTAAACACACATATgacctccttaaagaggctctgtcaccacattataaattccctatcttgtacatgatgggatcggcgctgtaatgtagattacagcagtgttttttatttagaaaaacgattatttttgacggagttatgactcattttagatttatgctaatgagtttcttaatggacaactgggcgtgttttactttttgaccaagctggcgttgtggagagaagtgtatgacgctgaccaatcagtgaccaatcagcgtcatacacttctctccattcatttacactgcagatagcgatatatctatatcgctatgtgcagccacaaacacactataacgttactgcagtgtcctgacaatgaatattcattacctccagccaggacatcatgtctattcagaatcctgtcacttctgtagcgtctgatatttacgatgtaacctgtcatttaaaacgagattacgcttgccttgctgtaaatatcagagacgctacagaagtgtcaggattgtgactagacatgacgtcctggctggaggtaatgtatattcattgtcaggacactgcagtaacgtgtgtgtgtgtgtgtgtgtgtgtgtgtctgcacatagcgatatagctatgtgctgtgtaaatgaatggggagaagtgtatgacgcggattggtcactgattggtcagcgtcatagacttctctcCATAATGCCCActaggtcaaaaagtaaaacacgcccagttgtccattaagcaactcattagaataaagctaaaagcggtaataacgccgtcaaaaatgatcgtttttctaaaaaaaacactgatgtaatctacattacagcgccgatcacatcatgtacatgataggccacttataatgtggtgacagagcctctttaaagaggttgttccaagattatatGTTCTATCCtagccacagaataggtgataacacGCTGATCGGCGAAGGTCCGACCGTGGCacctccaccgatcatgagaatggaggtccCATTTCttcgaatgaatggagcggcaggtcgagCATGCGCCCAGCTGCTCCATTCTCTATGGCACTTCAGGAAATAGTCGAGCACTGTACTCCATCACTGACAGTCCCAGTTAGTGGATAAAACAGCAGTGCATATGCTCAACCTGCAGCTTCATTGATTCGGAGGAACGGGACCCCCAATCTCATGAGTGGTCGGTCCCCCACCGAgcggcatgttatcacctatgtaGTGGTTAGAGGATAATATTTACGcttgtgacaacccctttaatgtctaacCACCATGGATGATAAAGTCACAGCAGTCATGTGCACTATGAACGATCCCCATAGACAGAAGTACACAGGGCCTTGTACAATCCTCACCTTCCCAGGCGGTGACCCTCTCCGGAGAACGGGTCCACATGCTTCTTTCTTATAAAGTAATGTTCACTTTTTCTGTCTTCAACATTAACTGACAATTCTTTCTTTGCGAAGGTCTTGTGCAACTCTGGTGGGAGCTCCCTGATAAAAGAAGAATATAAGACATCAATTCACCTTGTGTGACGCCAAGGAAACAAACCAAAGACATAAAATGTGTATAGCATATTACATAATCCATGGAGCCCAATGTAacgatatatgtacagcagggtaTGGACGATGTGATCTCATGTCACCACAAATCAATAACCCACTGTTCAAGATCTCTCCTGCCTTCTCTTCTTACTGCGGAGTTTCTccgaaaatgttccaaaactcatACTAGAACTTTGTTTTCTAATAATTTTCCTGATTGGTTATTTTTGCTCAGTCTTCTGCTTCTGGCCTGAAGAAATCAAACCTAATACTGCAGTTGTGTGCTGGAAAcaagtgccagattatcaaaCTATCCTTTATCGGATGCCGGATCAAGAAAGTCACTGTATATGGATTAGGCTTTATTTACATACGCCCGGAGGAGCCGGTTAGGCGTTACGCGGCACGACTGGACACCACTACGCAAGGTCTGatctctgagcactgtattaggcTGCACTTACCCTTTCCTCATGGAGTCCATAAATTGACGATTTGCAGCATCTGTATAGTCCCTGAGCTGGCCGTCATTGATTGTAAACCCATTCTTCCACATCTTGATGATAACCTCTGCCTGAAAAGTGAAAAACCACCAAGTTAAGCAAACAAATACCCcagtaggccatgttcacactttcAGGATTCTGTCGAGATTTAGGCATGGATTCGGAGTCTAAACACTGACCGAAACCACGAACATTCTGCCagcaatacatgtgaatggggtatattatatattttacaatcTACAAAAGGCTCGTCATTGACACGGATTAGCTATATTGATTTACAATAGGGCTATAATTTATGTGCAGACCTAATGGGCAATCCACAGTAATACGTTTTGAAGACGtgtattttttaaagaaatagtCACCATTCCAGGTAATGCTCTGTGCAAGAAAAAGCGAGAAAAATCCCAGTATACATTACGGCTAATAAGCGGCAGACATAGCCCCACAATGACCTAGAGATGCACGATGCATAGAAACTTCGATAAtgttttcgatactctgcatccccaaactgtagataccattatttcatatatttcgATACTTGGCTGTGCGGCCGCCCagctcagtacagtaacacatgaatgtatgagagcggggctgcggatgtgtgatagtcattgccccgctcctgagtcctgataacaagtgcgcggggtcaggatgatgcgatgcggccggcgctgcactaatgagcgccggcactgaaacagaacatggcgggcgcaccgcAAAacaccccatgttctgtcctcagtgcctgaaccgccgctcattagtgcagcgccggccgcatcacctcatgctgaccgcgcacgcacttcctgtcaggagcggggcaatggctgtattacacagccgcagtcccgctggcggagatcagagaaacctctaatctccgccgttattcccgtgaatgc
This genomic stretch from Rhinoderma darwinii isolate aRhiDar2 chromosome 4, aRhiDar2.hap1, whole genome shotgun sequence harbors:
- the LOC142760671 gene encoding UBX domain-containing protein 2A-like isoform X2, whose translation is MRGRSSERKRCDSFVNSLFEEAGDAGVINASPEDEAEVIIKMWKNGFTINDGQLRDYTDAANRQFMDSMRKGELPPELHKTFAKKELSVNVEDRKSEHYFIRKKHVDPFSGEGHRLGSATPKVITKANGLEDGGEQSLPSVQLKAGESLTNVKIWLADGKRIVQKFNTTHRISDIRNFVERIPCKSEKIPFTLATSFPLRDLLDETVTIQEARLQNAVLVQRLQKTTPLFRDV
- the LOC142760671 gene encoding UBX domain-containing protein 2A-like isoform X1, with product MREADKTDAMKPQDRVFRMRGRSSERKRCDSFVNSLFEEAGDAGVINASPEDEAEVIIKMWKNGFTINDGQLRDYTDAANRQFMDSMRKGELPPELHKTFAKKELSVNVEDRKSEHYFIRKKHVDPFSGEGHRLGSATPKVITKANGLEDGGEQSLPSVQLKAGESLTNVKIWLADGKRIVQKFNTTHRISDIRNFVERIPCKSEKIPFTLATSFPLRDLLDETVTIQEARLQNAVLVQRLQKTTPLFRDV